A single genomic interval of Symphalangus syndactylus isolate Jambi chromosome 18, NHGRI_mSymSyn1-v2.1_pri, whole genome shotgun sequence harbors:
- the LOC129467312 gene encoding LOW QUALITY PROTEIN: melanoma antigen preferentially expressed in tumors-like (The sequence of the model RefSeq protein was modified relative to this genomic sequence to represent the inferred CDS: inserted 1 base in 1 codon), whose product MSMEVNHPAPLSLLELAAHSLLSNEASVLLVLEQLTVNLFPPLLTAAFAKGCRKALKALVQAWPFPFLCLGSLIVQWPNQDSLLAVVDGLEAFSAHRACPRKSKLRILDFTLDSEQVHSKGASEALAKFPFWLPSAVKSEMPQATARPKPAENTKKGPKQPWEAVEIHIDLFLRGPFKLDKFLSSLLTKVEQSHRALHLCCRKLHFEEMPLHSLLGILKTLKLDFIQELEVFDWFDSFWALSDPNLSATQLGRILNLRSLKLVYYNWAFSSRGKRPSSYFLSHLTRLGHLQKLHLSYSYLSGNLHYMLSCLCVPLHSLEICYCRLLDTDIAHLSQSPHTTCLKKLDLSGNNLSCLVPRPLGTLLREVSGTLRHLDLNHCWLKDAHLSALLPTLCRCSHLSSLSLSDNPVSSACILSLLEHMTGLMELKQVVYPIPVDCCMYLHGLSWGPMNKDKLCQLQAEIQKQLQAMQRADMQWSPXAALAYAAGAV is encoded by the exons GTCCATGGAGGTGAACCACCCAGCACCCCTCAGCCTCTTGGAACTTGCAGCCCACAGCCTGCTGAGCAATGAGGCTTCAGTTCTACTGGTGTTGGAACAGCTCACAGTGAACCTTTTCCCGCCACTACTCACTGCTGCATTTGCCAAGGGGTGCAGAAAGGCTCTGAAGGCCTTGGTGCAGGCCTGGcccttcccctttctctgtcTGGGCTCTCTGATAGTGCAGTGGCCCAACCAAGACAGCCTGCTAGCTGTGGTGGATGGGCTGGAGGCCTTTTCTGCCCACAGGGCTTGTCCCAG GAAGTCAAAACTGAGGATATTGGATTTCACCCTGGACTCTGAGCAAGTCCACAGTAAAGGGGCTTCTGAAGCCTTGGCCAAGTTCCCATTTTGGTTACCATCAGCAGTCAAGTCAGAGATGCCCCAGGCCACGGCCAGGCCCAAGCCAGCAGAGAACACGAAAAAAGGACCAAAGCAGCCATGGGAAGCAGTGGAAATACACATTGATCTTTTCCTGCGAGGCCCCTTCAAGTTAGATAAGTtcctctccagcctcctgacGAAAGTGGAACAGAGCCACAGGGCCCTGCATCTCTGCTGTAGGAAGTTGCACTTTGAGGAGATGCCCCTCCACAGTCTTCTGGGGATCCTGAAGACGCTCAAGCTGGATTTCATCCAGGAGCTGGAGGTGTTTGACTGGTTTGACTCGTTCTGGGCATTGTCAGATCCAAACCTATCTGCCACACAGCTGGGAAGGATCTTGAACCTGCGCAGCCTCAAGCTCGTCTACTACAACTGGGCCTTCTCTTCGCGGGGCAAGCGGCCCTCCAGCTACTTCCTCTCCCACCTTACCAGGCTGGGCCACCTCCAGAAGCTGCACCTGTCTTACTCCTACCTCTCAGGCAACCTACATTACATGCTCAG CTGTCTGTGCGTCCCACTGCATTCCCTGGAGATCTGCTACTGCAGGCTTCTGGACACTGACATCGCCCACTTGTCCCAGAGCCCTCATACCACCTGCCTGAAGAAGCTGGATCTGAGTGGCAACAACCTGTCCTGCTTGGTCCCTAGGCCCTTGGGGACCCTGCTGAGGGAGGTCTCAGGGACACTGCGACACCTAGACCTGAACCACTGCTGGCTGAAGGATGCCCACCTCAGTGCCCTCCTGCCCACCCTGTGTCGCTGCTCCCACCTCAGTTCCCTGAGCCTCTCCGACAACCCCGTCTCCAGTGCCTGCATCCTGAGCCTGCTGGAGCACATGACAGGGCTGATGGAGCTGAAGCAGGTAGTCTATCCCATCCCAGTTGACTGCTGCATGTACCTGCATGGCCTCTCCTGGGGTCCCATGAACAAGGACAAGCTGTGCCAGTTGCAGGCTGAGATACAGAAGCAGCTGCAAGCCATGCAGCGGGCTGACATGCAATGGAGCC CCGCTGCCCTTGCTTATGCAGCTGGTGCAGTTTGA